From the Nevskia ramosa DSM 11499 genome, the window GCCGCGTCACTTTCAAGACAAACCTTCGGCCGGATCGACCAGCGGCCGGGATCGGAAGGCTGTGAGGCGCGCTGGATCACCATGAAAAACGCCGACTCAAAGGCCGGCGTTCGATTTCGCAACGCGATCAGCCGGCCTGGAATCAGTGCGTCGACTTCTTGATCTTGGTCAGGAAGTCGGCGAGCGCGACCGCCTGGATCAACTCGGCCTGGGCTTTCGCCAGATCGACATCGCTCTTGGCGTTCGACAGCTTTTCCTCGGCGCGACGCTTCGCTTCATTGGCCAGCGCTTCGTCGCAGTCCTTGGCGCGGATCGCGGTATCGGCAAGCACGGTCACGAGATGCGGCTGCACTTCGAGAATGCCGCCGCCGACGAAGAACGCCTGCTCACTGCCATCTGCCTGCTTCACGCGCACCGCGCCCGGCTTCAGGCGGGTCAGAAGTGGCGCATGCCGCGGCGCAATGCCGACTTCACCCATTTCTGCCGGAGCGAACACCATCGATGCCTGACCGTGGTGGATCTGGCCTTCGGCGGAAACGATGTCGATTTCGATGGTTGCCATTTCGTGCTCAGATTAGGTCGGCGGATGAAGGTCGGATTGATCCTGCGCTTGTGCGACGAATCAAAGCTTCTTCGACTTCTCGACCGCTTCGTCGATGGTGCCGACCATGTAGAACGCCTGCTCCGGCAGCGCGTCGTGCTTGCCGTCGACGATTTCGCGGAAGCCGCGGATCGTTTCCTTGAGGCTCACGTACTTGCCCGGCGAGCCGGTGAACACTTCGGCAACGTGGAACGGCTGCGACAGGAAACGCTGGATCTTGCGCGCGCGGGACACAGCCTGCTTGTCGGTTTCCGACAGCTCGTCCATGCCGAGGATCGCGATGATGTCCTTCAGTTCCTTGTAGCGCTGCAGCACGCCCTGCACGTCACGAGCGGTGTTGTAGTGCTCCGAACCGACGACGTCCGGATCGAGCTGGCGCGACGTCGAATCGAGCGGATCGACGGCCGGGTAGATGCCGAGCGACGCGATGTCACGCGACAGCACGACCGTGGCATCGAGATGCGCGAAGGTCGTTGCCGGGGACGGATCGGTAAGATCGTCGGCCGGCACATAGACGGCCTGGATCGAGGTGATCGAGCCGGTCTTGGTCGAGGTGATGCGCTCCTGCAGGGCGCCCATTTCCTCGGCCAGCGTCGGCTGGTAACCCACGGCCGACGGCATGCGGCCGAGCAGTGCCGACACTTCGGTACCGGCCAGCGTGTAGCGATAGATGTTGTCGACGAAGAACAGCACGTCGCGGCCTTCGTCGCGGAAGTACTCGGCCATGGTCAGGCCCGACAGGGCGACGCGCAGACGGTTGCCCGGCGGCTCGTTCATCTGGCCGTAGACCATCGCGACCTTCGATTCCGGAAGGTTATCGCGGACGATGACCTTGGAATCCGACATTTCGTGATAGAAGTCGTTGCCTTCGCGGGTACGCTCACCGACGCCGGCGAACACCGACAGACCCGAGTGTTCCTTGGCGATGTTGTTGATCAGTTCGAGCATGTTGACGGTCTTGCCGACGCCGGCACCGCCGAACAGACCGACCTTGCCGCCCTTCGCGAACGGGCAGAGCAGATCGATGACCTTGATGCCGGTTTCGAGCAGTTCGGTCGAGCCGGACTGGTCTTCGTAGCTCGGCGCATCGCGGTGGATCGGCCAGTGATGCTCGGATTCGACCGGACCGACTTCGTCGATCGGCTCGCCGAGCACGTTCATGATGCGGCCGAGCGTGGCGCGACCGACCGGCACCGAAATCGGCGCCTGCGTGTTGGTGGCAACCAGGCCACGCTTCAAGCCATCCGAAGAGCCCAGCGCGATGCAACGGACCACGCCGTCGCCGAGCTGCTGCTGCACTTCGAGCGTCAGCTCGGTGCCGGTGACCTTGAGCGCGTCATAGATCTTCGGAATCGCGTCGCGCGGGAACTCGACGTCGATGACGGCGCCGATGATCTGTACGATTTTGCCGTTGCTGGAGCCAGTGCTCATCGTTGTTTCTCTATCCAGAATTCTTGGGTTGCAGCTTAAAAGGGGAAACTGAAAGCTTGCTCAGACTGCTGCGGCGCCGCCGACAATTTCCGCCAGTTCCTTGGTGATGCTGGCCTGACGGGCCTTGTTGTAAGCGAGCTGCAAGCCGTTGATGATCTTGCCGGCGTTATCGGTGGCCGCTTTCATCGCGACCATGCGGGCGCTCTGTTCGCTGGCCACGTTCTCGACCACGGCCTGATAGACCTGCGATTCGACATAGCGCTGAAGCACAGTGTCGAGCAGTTCGGTCGCGTTCGGTTCGTAGATGTAATCCCAGTTGTCAGCCAGCTTGCTGGCGTTGGGATCGACTTCGACAGGCAGCACCTGACGCACACCCGGACGCTGGGTCATGGTGTTGACGAACTGCGTCGAGGCCAGATACAGGCGATCGATACGGCCTTCGCGGTAAGCGTCGGTCAATACCTTGATCGAGCCGAGCAGCTGATCGAGATGCGGCTTGTCGCCAAGCTGGGAATTCTGTGCGACCACCTTGCCACCGACCCGGCGGAAGAAGCCGAGGCCCTTGCTGCCGATGACGGCGTATTCGACGTCGATGGCCTGATCGCGCCATTCGCGGATCGAGCGGGTCAGCGCGCGGAACAGATTGGTGTTCAAACCGCCGCACAGGCCGCGATCGGTCGATACCACCAGCACGCCGATCCGCTTCACCGGCCGCTCGGCCATGAACGGATGAGTGATCTCGGTGTTCGCCTGCGACAGATGGGCGATGGTGCGGCGGATCTTCTCGGCATACGGACGCGCTTCAGTCATGCGGACCTGGGCACGGCGCATCTTCGAGATCGCCACCTTTTCCATCGCGCGCGTGATCTTCTGCGTGTTCTTCACGCTTTTGATCTTGGTGCGGATTTCCTTTGCGCCTGCCAATGTAGTTCTCGGTCGTGCCTAGAGGTGGACTGGAGGACTTAAATCGCGGACTGCTTCTTGAACGCCGTGATCGCGGCCTTCAGTTCGCCTTCCAGCGCATCGTTCCAGTCGCCCTTGACGTTCAGCTTGTCGAGCAGCGGCTTGTGGCTGGTCGCCAGGAACTGCTGCATGGCGACTTCGAAGGCGCCGATCTTTTCGACCGCGACATCATCGAGGAAGCCCTTTTCGGCGGCGTACAGCGACGCGGCCATTTCGGCGACCGACATCGGCGCGTACTGCTTCTGCTTCATCAGTTCGGTGACGCGCTGGCCGCGCTCGAGCTGCTTGCGGGTCGCTTCGTCGAGATCCGACGCGAACTGCGCGAACGCGGCGAGTTCACGGTACTGGGCGAGCGCCAGCTTGATGCCGCCCGACAGCTTCTTGATGACCTTGGTCTGGGCGGCGCCACCGACGCGCGACACCGAGATACCGGCGTTCATGGCGGGACGGATACCGGCGTTGAACAGATCGGTTTCGAGGAAGATCTGGCCGTCGGTGATCGAGATCACGTTGGTCGGCACGAAGGCCGAGACGTCACCCGCCTGGGTTTCGATGATCGGCAGCGCGGTCAACGAACCGGTCTTGCCCTTCACTTCGCCGTTGGTGAACTTTTCGACGTAGTCGGCATTGACGCGGGCCGCACGCTCGAGCAGACGGGAGTGCAGATAGAAGACGTCGCCAGGATAGGCTTCGCGACCCGGCGGGCGCTTCAGCAGCAGCGACACCTGACGGTAGGCAACGGCCTGCTTGGACAGATCGTCATAAACGATCAGCGCATCTTCGCCACGGTCACGGAAGTATTCGCCCATCGTGCAGCCGGAGTACGGCGCGACGAACTGCAGCGCGGCCGCATCGGACGCCGCAGCGGCGACGACGATGGTGTGTGCCAGGGCGTTGTTCTCTTCGAGCTTGCGAACGACGTTGGCGATCGACGAAGCCTTCTGGCCGATGGCGACGTAGACGCACTTAATGCCGGTGGACTTCTGGTTGATGATCGCGTCGATCGCCATCGCGGTCTTGCCGGTCTGACGGTCACCGATGATCAGTTCGCGCTGGCCGCGGCCGATCGGGATCATCGCGTCGACGGCCTTGTAGCCGGTCTGCACCGGTTCATCGACCGACTGACGGGCGATGACGCCCGGGGCGATCTTTTCGATCGGGCTGGTGCCATCGCTGACGATCGGACCCTTGCCGTCGATCGGACGACCGAGCGCATCGACCACGCGGCCGAGCAGGCCACGGCCAACCGGCACTTCGAGAATGCGGCCGGTGGTCTTCACCGTGTCGCCTTCGGTGAGGTGCTTGTAGTCACCGAGCACGACGGCGCCGACCGAGTCGCGCTCCAGATTCAGCGCCAGGCCGTAGGTCGGCTCGCCGCCGACGCCCGGGAACTCGAGCATTTCGCCCTGCAGCGCGTCGGAAAGACCGTGGATGCGGACGATGCCGTCAGCCAGCGACACGATCGTGCCGGTATTCCGGGCCTCGGTCGCGGCCGCGAAATTCTGGATGCGGCTCTTGATCAGGTCGCTGATTTCGGAAGGATTCAGTTGCATGTCATGTGCTCGGTTCTAGCTCGCCGTTTTGGGCCACGGCAGGCCGGGAAATTAGTTCGAATCCGCCGAATGAGGTTCGGGGATTCAGGCAATCAGCTGCTGACGCAAACGATCCAGTTCGCCGACGGCCGAGCCGTCGATGACCAGATCGCCAGCGCGGATCACGGCACCACCCAGCAGGCTTTCGTCGACCTTGGTGGTCACATTCAACTTGCGGCTGAGGCGCTTGGCCACCGCGTCGATCAGCTCGGCCAGGCGCGCCGGCTCGACCACCGATGCGGTGGTGATCTCGACGTCGATCGTCGCTTCGGCCTCAGCGCGCAGCGCTTCGAATTCGGCAGCGATCGCCGGCGCCAGCTTGAGGCGACCGTTGTCGATCAGCAGATGCAGCAGGTTCGAACCGTCTGCGCCGATCTGCGGGCCGATGGCCTCGACCAGCGCCTGCGACAGCTGACCCTTGCTGACTGCCGGATGGCCGATGGCCGAAGCCACCGCCGGATCGCTGACTGCGTCGGCCAGTCCGCGAAGAATCGCCGACCAGTCGCCGAACCGCGATGCATCGCGCGCGAGCTCGAACACCGCTTTCGCGTACGGCCGCGCCAGTGTGCTCAGCTCGGCCATCAGACTTTCGCCGCCAGCTCAGCAATCAGCTCGGCGTGGGCGCCGGCATTGATCTCGCGCTTCAGGATCTTCGAGGCACCGGCAACCGCCAGTTCACCGACCTGCTTGCGCAGCGCATCCTTGGCCTGCGTCACTTCGCGCACGACTTCGGAGTGGCCGGCGGCGACGATGCGAGCCTTTTCGGACTCGGCATCGGCACGCGCCTGCTCGACCATCTGGGTCGCCTGCTTATTCGCGGCGGCCACGATGTCCTGAGCCTGCGTACGCGCAGCCTTCAGAGCTTCGTCACCGCGCGAAGAGGCTTCGATCAGCGCTTTCTGACCCTTCTCCGCCGCAGCCAGACCGTCGACGATGCGCGCGCGGCGCTCGTCGAGGGCCTTCGTGATCGGCGGCCATACGAACTTCATCGTGAACCAGACGAAGATAGCGAAGACGATCATCT encodes:
- the atpA gene encoding F0F1 ATP synthase subunit alpha, with protein sequence MQLNPSEISDLIKSRIQNFAAATEARNTGTIVSLADGIVRIHGLSDALQGEMLEFPGVGGEPTYGLALNLERDSVGAVVLGDYKHLTEGDTVKTTGRILEVPVGRGLLGRVVDALGRPIDGKGPIVSDGTSPIEKIAPGVIARQSVDEPVQTGYKAVDAMIPIGRGQRELIIGDRQTGKTAMAIDAIINQKSTGIKCVYVAIGQKASSIANVVRKLEENNALAHTIVVAAAASDAAALQFVAPYSGCTMGEYFRDRGEDALIVYDDLSKQAVAYRQVSLLLKRPPGREAYPGDVFYLHSRLLERAARVNADYVEKFTNGEVKGKTGSLTALPIIETQAGDVSAFVPTNVISITDGQIFLETDLFNAGIRPAMNAGISVSRVGGAAQTKVIKKLSGGIKLALAQYRELAAFAQFASDLDEATRKQLERGQRVTELMKQKQYAPMSVAEMAASLYAAEKGFLDDVAVEKIGAFEVAMQQFLATSHKPLLDKLNVKGDWNDALEGELKAAITAFKKQSAI
- a CDS encoding F0F1 ATP synthase subunit delta, coding for MAELSTLARPYAKAVFELARDASRFGDWSAILRGLADAVSDPAVASAIGHPAVSKGQLSQALVEAIGPQIGADGSNLLHLLIDNGRLKLAPAIAAEFEALRAEAEATIDVEITTASVVEPARLAELIDAVAKRLSRKLNVTTKVDESLLGGAVIRAGDLVIDGSAVGELDRLRQQLIA
- the atpG gene encoding F0F1 ATP synthase subunit gamma; amino-acid sequence: MAGAKEIRTKIKSVKNTQKITRAMEKVAISKMRRAQVRMTEARPYAEKIRRTIAHLSQANTEITHPFMAERPVKRIGVLVVSTDRGLCGGLNTNLFRALTRSIREWRDQAIDVEYAVIGSKGLGFFRRVGGKVVAQNSQLGDKPHLDQLLGSIKVLTDAYREGRIDRLYLASTQFVNTMTQRPGVRQVLPVEVDPNASKLADNWDYIYEPNATELLDTVLQRYVESQVYQAVVENVASEQSARMVAMKAATDNAGKIINGLQLAYNKARQASITKELAEIVGGAAAV
- the atpD gene encoding F0F1 ATP synthase subunit beta, encoding MSTGSSNGKIVQIIGAVIDVEFPRDAIPKIYDALKVTGTELTLEVQQQLGDGVVRCIALGSSDGLKRGLVATNTQAPISVPVGRATLGRIMNVLGEPIDEVGPVESEHHWPIHRDAPSYEDQSGSTELLETGIKVIDLLCPFAKGGKVGLFGGAGVGKTVNMLELINNIAKEHSGLSVFAGVGERTREGNDFYHEMSDSKVIVRDNLPESKVAMVYGQMNEPPGNRLRVALSGLTMAEYFRDEGRDVLFFVDNIYRYTLAGTEVSALLGRMPSAVGYQPTLAEEMGALQERITSTKTGSITSIQAVYVPADDLTDPSPATTFAHLDATVVLSRDIASLGIYPAVDPLDSTSRQLDPDVVGSEHYNTARDVQGVLQRYKELKDIIAILGMDELSETDKQAVSRARKIQRFLSQPFHVAEVFTGSPGKYVSLKETIRGFREIVDGKHDALPEQAFYMVGTIDEAVEKSKKL
- a CDS encoding F0F1 ATP synthase subunit B, which encodes MQASIPSIVGQMIVFAIFVWFTMKFVWPPITKALDERRARIVDGLAAAEKGQKALIEASSRGDEALKAARTQAQDIVAAANKQATQMVEQARADAESEKARIVAAGHSEVVREVTQAKDALRKQVGELAVAGASKILKREINAGAHAELIAELAAKV
- a CDS encoding F0F1 ATP synthase subunit epsilon, translated to MATIEIDIVSAEGQIHHGQASMVFAPAEMGEVGIAPRHAPLLTRLKPGAVRVKQADGSEQAFFVGGGILEVQPHLVTVLADTAIRAKDCDEALANEAKRRAEEKLSNAKSDVDLAKAQAELIQAVALADFLTKIKKSTH